Proteins encoded within one genomic window of Candidatus Paceibacterota bacterium:
- a CDS encoding fibronectin type III domain-containing protein, with the protein MAKLLQLSRPSRRVGSVVRSWLALRLQWRRRKRTSGATAGVPVAPSNLQGLDTAGAVLLTWDMTAVEGELGVEIEGRQDAPEYEFEVLGAGGPNVNNFDYEIATGGFWEFRVRAFNAAGYSAYSNVVRVEFV; encoded by the coding sequence ATGGCGAAGTTACTTCAGCTCAGCCGGCCGAGTAGGCGTGTTGGGAGCGTCGTGCGCTCGTGGCTGGCGCTGCGGTTGCAGTGGCGACGGCGCAAACGAACGTCGGGTGCGACTGCGGGAGTGCCGGTCGCGCCGAGCAACTTGCAGGGGTTGGACACGGCTGGGGCTGTGCTGCTCACCTGGGACATGACGGCCGTCGAGGGCGAGCTGGGTGTCGAGATCGAGGGCCGGCAGGACGCGCCGGAATATGAGTTCGAGGTGCTCGGCGCGGGTGGACCGAACGTGAACAACTTCGATTATGAGATCGCGACCGGCGGGTTCTGGGAGTTTCGGGTGCGGGCGTTTAACGCGGCTGGGTACTCGGCTTACTCGAACGTGGTGAGGGTCGAATTCGTGTAG